The genomic region TTGGAGGCAAGCTCGTCGAGCAGTCGCGTCGTGGATCCCGCAATCTCGTCCACAGAGCGCTCGAACGCCTCCCGGTTCGCCTTCGACGGCTCGCGGTAGCCGCTCACCTTCCTGACGAACTGTCTCGCCGCGGCGCGCACCTCCTCGTCGGCCACGGTCTCCTGCGTGCGCAGCGTCTTGATGCTCCGGCACATTCCAACCTCCCGAGGTCGAAGTCGAGCGACGGCAGCCTGTCGGGCCCCGGAGGAAAATCGTCCCTCCCGGCGAAATCATCCCTCAGCGGCGGCACGGCTGCCGCCTTCCCCCACCACGAGGACCCATGGCCAGGACAGCGCGGCCCTCACCCGCCCGCACCGCAGGCGTCTTTCTGACCGGGTTGGCTCTGCTCATGACGGGCTGCCAGGCGGGAGCGACTGACACCGGCTCCACGACAAGTCCTTCCCCGGCTCCCCGGATCACCAGCATTCCGGAGCCGACACCACGTCCCACCCCGTCACCGGAGTTCGAAACGGAGCAGGTGACGGTCCGCCGCGTGGTGGACGGTGACACGGTGGAGGTGGAGATGGCAGACGGCCGGACCGAGAAGGTCCGCCTCATAGGAGTGGACACCCCCGAGAGCACCACGAGACACGAGCGGTACGGGTCGGAGGCGTCGGCTTACACGTCCAAGGAGCTGTCGGATCGCGACGTGTGGCTGGAAACGGACGCGGGCGAGCGGGACCGCTACAGCCGCCTTCTGGCTTATGTCTGGCTGGTCCGTCCCTTGACGGGTTCGGACGGCGAGGTGCGCGAGAACATGTTCAACGCCCGGCT from Actinomycetota bacterium harbors:
- a CDS encoding DUF2277 domain-containing protein; translated protein: MCRSIKTLRTQETVADEEVRAAARQFVRKVSGYREPSKANREAFERSVDEIAGSTTRLLDELASKTSAKQKAPL
- a CDS encoding thermonuclease family protein — translated: MARTARPSPARTAGVFLTGLALLMTGCQAGATDTGSTTSPSPAPRITSIPEPTPRPTPSPEFETEQVTVRRVVDGDTVEVEMADGRTEKVRLIGVDTPESTTRHERYGSEASAYTSKELSDRDVWLETDAGERDRYSRLLAYVWLVRPLTGSDGEVRENMFNARLLLDGFAQVMTVPPNVKYAELFVLLQSEAREARTGLWGLDPEEAPAPARRTVGAATTPRLRAATTPRLTIAPRRTTAPPRQQGSGCHPSYPDFCIPPPPPDLDCKHVSGSNFTVQGEDPHGFDGDDDGVGCEG